The Urocitellus parryii isolate mUroPar1 chromosome 6, mUroPar1.hap1, whole genome shotgun sequence genome includes a window with the following:
- the Prokr2 gene encoding prokineticin receptor 2: MAVQNRNTSFASNFSPPQDHASSLHFNFSYGDYDLPLDEDEDMTKTRTFFAAKIVIGVALAGIMLVCGIGNFVFIAALARYKKLRNLTNLLIANLAISDFLVAIVCCPFEMDYYVVRQLSWEHGHVLCASVNYLRTVSLYVSTNALLAIAIDRYLAIVHPLKPRMNYQTASFLIALVWLVSILIAIPSAYFATETVLFIVKNQEKIFCGQIWPVDQQFYYRSYFLFIFGLEFVGPVVTMTLCYARISQELWFKAVPGFQTEQIRKRLRCRRKTVLVLMCILTAYVLCWAPFYGFTIVRDFFPTVFVKEKHYLTAFYVVECIAMSNSMINTVCFVTVKNNTMKYFKKMMLLHWQPSHHGSKSSAELDFKTSGVPATEEVDCIRLK; encoded by the exons ATGGCAGTGCAGAACAGAAACACTAGTTTTGCTTCCAACTTTAGTCCACCCCAAGAccatgcctcctccctccacTTCAACTTCAGTTATGGTGATTATGACCTCCCTCTGGATGAAGATGAGGACATGACCAAGACCCGGACCTTCTTTGCAGCCAAGATCGTCATTGGAGTGGCACTGGCAGGCATCATGCTAGTCTGTGGCATTGGcaactttgtcttcattgctgCCCTTGCCCGCTACAAGAAGCTGCGCAACCTCACCAACCTGCTCATTGCTAACCTAGCCATCTCCGACTTCCTGGTGGCCATTGTCTGTTGCCCCTTCGAGATGGACTATTATGTGGTACGCCAGCTCTCCTGGGAACATGGCCATGTGCTGTGTGCTTCTGTCAACTACCTGCGTACTGTCTCCCTCTACGTCTCCACCAATGCCCTGCTGGCCATCGCTATTGACAG ATATCTTGCCATCGTTCACCCCTTGAAACCACGAATGAATTATCAAACCGCCTCCTTCCTGATTGCTTTGGTCTGGTTGGTTTCCATCCTCATTGCCATCCCATCAGCCTACTTTGCAACCGAAACCGTCCTCTTTATTGTCAAAAACCAGGAAAAGATCTTCTGTGGCCAGATCTGGCCAGTGGATCAGCAGTTCTATTATAGGTCCTACTTTCTGTTTATCTTTGGCCTCGAGTTCGTAGGGCCTGTGGTCACCATGACCCTGTGCTATGCCAGGATCTCCCAGGAGCTCTGGTTCAAGGCCGTCCCTGGATTCCAGACAGAGCAGATCCGTAAGCGACTGCGCTGCCGCCGGAAGACAGTCCTGGTGCTCATGTGCATCCTTACAGCCTACGTGCTGTGCTGGGCACCTTTCTATGGCTTCACCATTGTGCGCGACTTCTTCCCCACTGTGTTTGTGAAAGAGAAGCACTACCTCACTGCCTTCTACGTCGTGGAGTGCATCGCCATGAGCAACAGCATGATTAACACTGTGTGCTTCGTGACAGTCAAGAACAACACCATGAAGTACTTCAAGAAGATGATGCTACTCCACTGGCAACCCTCTCACCATGGGAGCAAGTCCAGTGCTGAACTTGACTTCAAAACCAGTGGGGTGCCTGCCACTGAAGAGGTGGATTGTATCAGGCTGAAGTGA